The Ochrobactrum sp. BTU1 region CAGGCTGGTGTCGGAACCAGAATGGACTTGGAGCCCGCGTGCTTGACCAGATCGCCGAGCAGTTTGCGCACCGGCGGCGGATTGAGCGAGCCGAGATTATAAACCTCGTTCGGCACCCCTGCCTTGAAGGCCGCATAGCAGGCAGACGCACAGTCGAACACGGAAATGAACTGATAAGGATTTTTGCCAGAGCCGATCATCGGCACCGGCAGATTGTTATCAATCAGCTTGAACAGCTTTTCCAGAATGCCAAGGCGTCCCGGCCCTATTATTAGCCGTGGACGAAACAGCGAAATATTCATGCCGCGCTTACGCCATTCTGCGGCCAGCTCCTCGGTCTTTAGCTTCGACAACCCATATTCGCCAAGCGGATTGCATGGGTGATCTTCCTTCTGCGGCCAGACATAAGTATGGCCATAAACCATGTCAGTGGTGAAATGCACGAGGCGATTTGCACCTGCTTCGTGCATCGCCTTGATGATGTTTTCCGTGCCGTAATAGTTAACCGGAAAAAAGAAATCGTGACGTTTGGCCCGCACCTGAAGCGGTGACAGCATTTTGGCCGAGAGATTATAAACCATATCGTCGGCGCGAAGCCCAAGCTTGCGGATTGCGTCCAGGTCGGTCACATCCGTGTGCACGAAAGTTACCTGTGCATAATGCGCAAGATCGCTTTTCACGATGTCTGCGACAATCACTTCATGGCCGTCGGCGAGAAGCAAGGGAGCCAAATAACGCCCTACAAAGCCATCCCCACCAAAAATAATATGTCTCATAACTCTGCCCCAACCTTAAATTTATGATGCTGAACTGTCGTGAACCGCCGCGTTCTGTTCGGCATTCGGCGTCTTGCCGCTCTGCGCAATCAGCACTGTTCCAATGCAGATGAAAGCGATGCCCGCAATCTTGTAGGCGCCGAGTTCTTCCTTAAACAAAAGCCACGCGAAAACCGCCACGGCGACATAGGCAAGGCTCAGGAAAGGATAGGCAAAAGACAAATCGACTTTTGAGAGCACATACATATGCGATGCCATGGAAATCACGAACATAGTCAATCCAGCGAAAACCCACGGATTAAAGACAATCTGAAAGATCCGGTAAATCAGCGTATCCGCTGTATAGCTGGCACTACTGAACGTCATCATGCCGTATTTGAGCAGCAGCTGTGCTGCCGCATTGGTCATGACCGTGAAGAGAATGAATGGAATATATTTCATCGTCTGTCCCGTGGTTTAATTCTTTAATGCGGTACGCCGCCAGAAATCGGAGCAGAACCGCGCGTCGCGCATGTCTTCAAGCTGCTGCCATTCTGGAAATCCCGCTTTGAATGTTTCAGCGCTCATGCGCTGATCCTTGTATGGATTAACGCGCCCGCCTGCCTCGACGGTCATTTTGTCAAGCTGGTCCAGCAGATCAAGCGTTTTGCGCCCGCGATTGGGGAAATCCATCGTAAGCGTATATCCGGGCCTTGGAAATGACAGCAACGCGGGAGAATGAAGATCGCCGAAGCGCTTGAGCACTGTCAGGAAGGAGGACTGTCCGGCATCACGACTTGATGTGAGCATTGCGGGGATAGTCTTCTCTGCCGTATCAAAAGGTATGGCGCTCTGATGCTGATATAGCCCGGTTGGACCATAAAAGCGGTTCCAATTGTGCAAGCCATCCAGCGGATAGAAGAAGCCTGCTGAGTCCGTCAGATGCGGCTCCTGCTTGCGGCGCTTTGCATGAAAATAGATACTGTTGAAGGCCGTCAGGCTCAACTTATTGAGAACAGAAAATGGCAAATCGAACGGTACACCCAGCCACGCTTCACGACTGTTCACGCTACGGTTGCCATTGATCGCGTGATGTCCGGTTATCAAGACACCGCGCCCTTCCGAGCTGCCAGTTGCCAGTTGATCCACCCAGGCCACCGCATATTCATTGTGGCGGTCGGCTTCTTCTGCAATCGCGAAATACTCAGACAAGCTTTTAAACGGCGTGATGCGTTCTTCGACGTCCAACGATCCAACCGGCATGAGACGGATACAAGCATTGAGAATAATCCCTGTCAGACCCATACCACCAATCGTTGCAGCGAAGAGCTCAGCATTTTCAGCGCTTGAGCAGATGTAGTGTACGCCGTCAGATCGAAGCAGCTCCAGACTCTCGACGTGGCTGCCGAACGTTCCGCGCAAATGGTGGTTCTTACCGTGCACGTCATTGGCAATTGCTCCGCCAAGCGTCACAAACCGCGTACCGGGCGTGACCGGCAGAAAATAGCCGTATTTTGCAACCGCCTGTATAATTTCGCTCAACAGCACACCGGATTCCGCTTCCAAAATTCCGGTGTGCGGATCAAAACTCACAATGCGATTGTGTGTCCGCATCGGCACAAGCAAACCCGTGTCATTATGGCAGCTGTCGCCATAAGACCGCCCATTGCCAAAAGCCAGCAGAGTTTCTGGGCCTTCCAGCTTGGAGAACACATCGTCAAACGCAATCGCGTTGCGCTTGCCGCGGTCGATGCGCCCAAAGCTGTCGAAAGACTGTTTCATTACCGCATCCCGGCCACAAACAGCAGGACTGTGCCAATTGCGATCACCACCTGACTGCGCCAGTCATTGGCCAGAAACACAACAGGATCGTCGTCCATTTCCTTGCGATGCGCCAGAATCCAAACACGGATAATGATGTAGAGTACGATCGGGACAAGCGGCCAGATAAGCCATGGATAGGTATATAGCTGCTGGACTGCGGCACTGTTGATATAAAGCGCCAATACCACGACGGCTGTAAAGCCGGAGGCCACGCCGCTTTGCCCGACAATATCAATATCCTCAGGGCGATAACCGCGGCCTGCAATGCGGTCTTTTTCCGTAACCGTCGAACTCTGTAGCTCGACGTAACGTTTCACCAGTGCGAGCGACAGAAAGAAGAACATAGCGAACGCCATCAGCCAGAATGACTGCGGAATTTCTGTCGCTGTTGTCCCCCCCAATAGTCGCAGGGTGTAAAGCGCAGCAAGGCAGATTACGTCGACCAGCAACATCCGCTTGAGCGCTAACGAGTAAGCAGTCGTTGCGATCAGATAAAGGCCTATGACCAGCGCAAACGCAGGCGGCAAGAAAATGCACGTCGCAGCTGCTATCAGCAGAAGCGAAGCTGAAACTTTAAGCCCGAAGGGGATGCTAAGCGTCCCGCTCGCAAACGGGCGCAATTTTTTGCGAGAGTGTTGGCGGTCAAGCGGCAGGTCAATAATGTCATTGAGAATATAGATCGCAGATGCCGCTGCAGAAAAAGCAACAAAAGCCAGGACCGAGGACAACAACACATCTGGGTAAAAGATGCTGTGAGCTAGGATTGCAGGCACAAACACCAGCAGGTTCTTCAGCCACTGATGAACACGCAACATTTTCAGATAAGGTTTGATACCCTTGGGACTGTTTTCGAACAGCCGGCTGCGATTGGCTTTCTGAAAGCGTGACGCAGCACGGTCGGGAGCCACGATAACCGCCTCGCGCGCCGCCGCAAAGACTGGGATATCAGCACGGTCATTGCCCGCATAGTCAAAGCCATTCGGACCATACCGCTCAGTCAAAGCTTGCGCCTTGCGGTGCGATGAAAGGTTGGTCTTCCCGCTCGTCGCAAGCACTGCTTCGAAAATACCAAGTTGCGCCGCCACCGCCCGCGCCAGAGGTTCTGCTGCAGCTGTAGCCAGCACGAGCCTGCGGCCAGCCATATGCTCCCGACGGAGAAACTCAAGAAAATCCTGGCGATAAGGCAGCAAACCCGCGTCCATGGAAATGCGACGCGCAATCTGCTGCTTTAAATTGGCTTTGCCGGACCACAACCAGACTGGAAACAAAAACAGGAGCAAAGGGTTTCGCTTCAGAAGAATGAAAGCGCTTTCCCAAAGAAGATCTGTCGCAACAAGCGTTCCGTCGAGGTCTACGGCCAAAGGCACTTCCTGGCTTTTTAGCCGCTCATCCATTTTTAGTCATTACCCTCAAACCCGCCCCGACAACTCTCGTCAACCAAGCCCCCTTGGCAACGAACAAAACGAGAGCACAAATGAACAATAATTGGCCTTCGATACAATCGATAATTGTTATTGATGGGCTTGTCTCTACCAAACTGCCCTTTAAGCAATCGCTACGAGTTTTGGTTAATAAACACGTCATCCTACATAATTGCTGGTCTTACTTGTCATCGCGTAATATAAGGCATCGATTATTCTCCCGTTTGATCTGCGCTCATTGCACGGACGCCTCAGGTTTAGAGTCGACAATGAATATTGAATCTGCCTTTATTGACGGTGCCAGTGTCTTTGAGTTGGCGCCAATTTCCCTGTGGCTTGAGGACTATAGCGGGTTGCGAGCGCAGTTCGAGCAATGGCGTAAACTCGGCGTTACAGATTTCAGAGCTTTTCTTCACGAAGACACGACCCGGTTGCGCATCTGCACAAGTCTCATCCGAGTTCTAAAGGTCAATCGCAAAACCCTGTCGCTTTACGAAGCACGCGACGTTAATCACCTGATCGAAAATCTGGAGCGTGTTTTCCGCGACGATATGCTTGATCCGCACATTGAAGAAATGGTTCAGCTCTGGAACGGCGGCAATGCCTTCAACAGCGATACCGTGAATTATTCACTCAGCGGAAAACGTCTCGACATCCAGCTTAAAGGCGTGGTTCTGCCAGGCCATGAAGATAGCTGGGATCGGGTTCTGCTTTCTATAGAAGATGTGACGGCACGCGAAGAAGCACGACGCGAGCAGTATAAGCATAAGCAACACGCGGAAGGGCTGTTCGAACATTCCCCCGTCTCGCTCTGGGTTGAGGATTTCAGCCGCATAAAGCAATTGATGAACGATATACGCGAGCGTGGCATTGTCGATTTCCGCGTTTTCACTGATGTTCATCCCGAGTTCGTGCGTCAATGCATGAGCGAAATCCGCGTTCTGGATATCAATAGAGAAACGCTCGATTTGTTTCTTGCACCTGACAAACAGACCCTGCTCAAAAACCTTCCAAACGTTTTCAAAGACGATATGGAAACTAATTTCCGCGAGCAGCTGATTGATCTCTGGAATGGCGTATATTTTCAGCGCCGTGAAGTGGTCAATTATGCGCTTGATGGTACCGAACGGCACCTCTTGCTGCAGTTCTCGGTGCTCCCCGGCCACGAAGACGATTGGTCGCTGGTTCAGGTCGCACTTGCCGACATAACTGCGCGCAAGAAGGCCGAAGCATATCTCGAATATCTCGGTAAGCATGATGTGCTGACCAAGCTACATAACCGCGCATTCTATGTTGATGAGTTGAATCGGCTCGAGCGCAAGGGCAACACACCGGTTTCTATCATCATTATCGATCTCAACGGTCTGAAAGCCGCCAATGACCAGCTGGGCCATGCCAGCGGCGATGGCTTGCTGCGGCGCATCGGTGAAGTGCTAAATGAAGCTGTTAAGCTGCCTGGCCATGCGGCCCGTATCGGCGGAGACGAATTTGCGGTCGTGCTGCCCTATGTGGATGAGCGTGGTGCAGACGCCGTCATGGAAGACATCCGCCGTCTAGTTGACATCAACAATCAGTACTACTCGCAGCTCAAAATCGAGCTTTCAATGGGCGCAGCTACCAGTATGCAAGGCGAAAAGCTGGAGACAGTTGCGAAGCGGGCAGACCTGTTGATGTATGAAGACAAGCGCAAGCACTATTCGGCAGAAGCACTCCGGAAGTCACAGCTTTCCTGATCAGTCGTCAAATTTGATGATTGTCTTGCCGCGTGTAAGATCGGTAGCAAGCTGCGCCAGTTCGCCTTGGACTGCGAGCGGCATGGCACCGGTGACTTCCACACCGGTTGCGGTGAAATTTTCATTCGCGATGATCACATGTTCCACAGCTGTGAGGCGGGCTTTCAGCAACGCATGATCGGAAAAGTCACAGGCAAGTGAAAAGCCGATCAACGGGATCACTTCAGTCTTTTCCGCCTGACGCAGACACATTGCGGCGGTGCCGCCATATGCACGCATCAATCCACCACTTCCCAGCAGAATGCCTCCAAACCAGCGCGTGACCACAACCACGATATTATCAAGCTGCTGCCCGTCTATTGCCTGCAGAATTGGCTTGCCTGCTGTGCCGCTCGGTTCGCCGTCGTCGCTGAAGCGATAGTTCTGCCCAATGCGCCATGCCCAGCAATTGTGATTGGCGGACGGATCGGAATACTGAACCAGGAAATCCTTCGCTGCCTGCTCGTTGGCCACGGGAGCGGCGAAACCCACGAAGCGGCTCTTTTTTATTTCTTGCGTGATCGTTTCGATACGACTGATGGTGAACATGGTTACCCTGAAAGCGATATTTTGGGGACCTAGCATTTTACGTTGCGGATGACGACCCCTAATACCCGCGTGAGCATTGCGCCTATGCAAAGTTGCGTATAAGGCAATGAAAATGAGCCGCACGTCTTGCCTGCCGCCCATCCTGCCCAAAAATATGAAAGGTCCGCCGATGTTCGATTTGATTGTGAGAAACGCCAATCTCCCCGACGGACGTGAAAAGCAGGACATTCTGATCAAAGATGGCAAGATTGCCGATATCGTGCCATCCAAGGGTGAACATCAGGCCGCCAAGGAAATCGACGCATCTGAGCGTCTGGTGACACCGCCTTTCGTTGATCCGCATTTCCATATGGATGCGACCCTGTCACTTGGCCTGCCGCGCCTTAACCGCTCCGGTACGCTCTTGGAAGGCATTGCACTTTGGGGCGAATTAAAGCCGATGCTGACTGTTGAAGCGATGGT contains the following coding sequences:
- a CDS encoding NAD(P)-dependent oxidoreductase is translated as MRHIIFGGDGFVGRYLAPLLLADGHEVIVADIVKSDLAHYAQVTFVHTDVTDLDAIRKLGLRADDMVYNLSAKMLSPLQVRAKRHDFFFPVNYYGTENIIKAMHEAGANRLVHFTTDMVYGHTYVWPQKEDHPCNPLGEYGLSKLKTEELAAEWRKRGMNISLFRPRLIIGPGRLGILEKLFKLIDNNLPVPMIGSGKNPYQFISVFDCASACYAAFKAGVPNEVYNLGSLNPPPVRKLLGDLVKHAGSKSILVPTPAWAVKRTLDFLDWVNKPLMDPEQYLIADEMCILDVSKGERELGWVPQYRDEEMLIAAYSEYHKKLASKAA
- a CDS encoding EamA family transporter, producing the protein MKYIPFILFTVMTNAAAQLLLKYGMMTFSSASYTADTLIYRIFQIVFNPWVFAGLTMFVISMASHMYVLSKVDLSFAYPFLSLAYVAVAVFAWLLFKEELGAYKIAGIAFICIGTVLIAQSGKTPNAEQNAAVHDSSAS
- a CDS encoding FAD-binding oxidoreductase, giving the protein MKQSFDSFGRIDRGKRNAIAFDDVFSKLEGPETLLAFGNGRSYGDSCHNDTGLLVPMRTHNRIVSFDPHTGILEAESGVLLSEIIQAVAKYGYFLPVTPGTRFVTLGGAIANDVHGKNHHLRGTFGSHVESLELLRSDGVHYICSSAENAELFAATIGGMGLTGIILNACIRLMPVGSLDVEERITPFKSLSEYFAIAEEADRHNEYAVAWVDQLATGSSEGRGVLITGHHAINGNRSVNSREAWLGVPFDLPFSVLNKLSLTAFNSIYFHAKRRKQEPHLTDSAGFFYPLDGLHNWNRFYGPTGLYQHQSAIPFDTAEKTIPAMLTSSRDAGQSSFLTVLKRFGDLHSPALLSFPRPGYTLTMDFPNRGRKTLDLLDQLDKMTVEAGGRVNPYKDQRMSAETFKAGFPEWQQLEDMRDARFCSDFWRRTALKN
- a CDS encoding UbiA family prenyltransferase, with protein sequence MDERLKSQEVPLAVDLDGTLVATDLLWESAFILLKRNPLLLFLFPVWLWSGKANLKQQIARRISMDAGLLPYRQDFLEFLRREHMAGRRLVLATAAAEPLARAVAAQLGIFEAVLATSGKTNLSSHRKAQALTERYGPNGFDYAGNDRADIPVFAAAREAVIVAPDRAASRFQKANRSRLFENSPKGIKPYLKMLRVHQWLKNLLVFVPAILAHSIFYPDVLLSSVLAFVAFSAAASAIYILNDIIDLPLDRQHSRKKLRPFASGTLSIPFGLKVSASLLLIAAATCIFLPPAFALVIGLYLIATTAYSLALKRMLLVDVICLAALYTLRLLGGTTATEIPQSFWLMAFAMFFFLSLALVKRYVELQSSTVTEKDRIAGRGYRPEDIDIVGQSGVASGFTAVVVLALYINSAAVQQLYTYPWLIWPLVPIVLYIIIRVWILAHRKEMDDDPVVFLANDWRSQVVIAIGTVLLFVAGMR
- a CDS encoding GGDEF domain-containing protein, which produces MNIESAFIDGASVFELAPISLWLEDYSGLRAQFEQWRKLGVTDFRAFLHEDTTRLRICTSLIRVLKVNRKTLSLYEARDVNHLIENLERVFRDDMLDPHIEEMVQLWNGGNAFNSDTVNYSLSGKRLDIQLKGVVLPGHEDSWDRVLLSIEDVTAREEARREQYKHKQHAEGLFEHSPVSLWVEDFSRIKQLMNDIRERGIVDFRVFTDVHPEFVRQCMSEIRVLDINRETLDLFLAPDKQTLLKNLPNVFKDDMETNFREQLIDLWNGVYFQRREVVNYALDGTERHLLLQFSVLPGHEDDWSLVQVALADITARKKAEAYLEYLGKHDVLTKLHNRAFYVDELNRLERKGNTPVSIIIIDLNGLKAANDQLGHASGDGLLRRIGEVLNEAVKLPGHAARIGGDEFAVVLPYVDERGADAVMEDIRRLVDINNQYYSQLKIELSMGAATSMQGEKLETVAKRADLLMYEDKRKHYSAEALRKSQLS
- a CDS encoding IMPACT family protein — encoded protein: MFTISRIETITQEIKKSRFVGFAAPVANEQAAKDFLVQYSDPSANHNCWAWRIGQNYRFSDDGEPSGTAGKPILQAIDGQQLDNIVVVVTRWFGGILLGSGGLMRAYGGTAAMCLRQAEKTEVIPLIGFSLACDFSDHALLKARLTAVEHVIIANENFTATGVEVTGAMPLAVQGELAQLATDLTRGKTIIKFDD